One part of the Anaeromyxobacter sp. Fw109-5 genome encodes these proteins:
- a CDS encoding glycoside hydrolase family 66 protein, which translates to MPLPVAVVVVVALVGCAARAAAAPVIDLLPDKARYAPGEEVTLTARVQAGTEGEFVGPVAMSVYHLDAVVHADRQEVRVAPGATGDVTFRWTPPTEDFSGYLAVADAAGTAATTAVDVSSSPFRYPRYGYVSEFDPALSPQERERRVERLSREFLVNVYQLYDWGWRHEKLVETGPDGQIVPTWTDLFGRPVAWTAITGYVDAIHRYGAAAMGYVMVYAAREGYAERWPISPAWGLFAREGAQDQLHVQFPNDVFLWLFDPMNPGWQSWEIAQYVEAVRLAGLDGVHIDQLGPRFDVHLADGTSVDLAARFAPFLEATKRHLMQGQPDRSACTFNLVDGAVDGWATREVATSYPCDFLFSEIWFEADSYDDLRRYAEYLRGLSGGRAAVFAAYAQYGEEVGPIHEAEAARLHGVRVASDHLGYTGTGFVAALEMAGAAITWSIELSEPQNVSLVFRFANASGQVARRQVSVDGAPVGEVSFPSTAEWSGWSSDAYVPTTLGAGRHEISLSVRPGDAGAVNVDHLALGRFDEQAFQLADAVMFASGVTHIEIGDDVAGLAHEYYPNLSKSITPELQRAMRRYYTFSAAYENLLFAPEVTPVDPATAPLELLSGQPLGTQGANVIHPIFRRAPDAEIVHLVNLMGVDDDRWRNVAPPPQPQTDLRIRYRLPAGSRAIGVFVASPDLQGGRPMPLPYTTSEDTSGAFVEATIPRLEYWNMVVIRTAPVGEQPSPPP; encoded by the coding sequence ATGCCGCTCCCCGTCGCGGTGGTGGTCGTCGTGGCGCTCGTCGGCTGCGCAGCCCGCGCCGCCGCCGCGCCCGTCATCGACCTGCTCCCAGACAAGGCACGCTACGCGCCCGGAGAGGAGGTGACGCTCACCGCACGCGTCCAGGCCGGCACCGAGGGGGAGTTCGTCGGCCCGGTCGCGATGTCCGTCTACCACCTCGACGCCGTGGTCCACGCCGACCGCCAAGAGGTTCGCGTGGCGCCCGGCGCGACGGGCGACGTCACGTTTCGCTGGACGCCTCCGACGGAAGACTTCAGCGGCTACCTCGCGGTCGCCGACGCGGCGGGCACCGCCGCGACGACGGCCGTGGACGTGAGCTCGTCGCCGTTTCGCTACCCGCGCTACGGCTACGTCTCCGAGTTCGACCCCGCCCTCTCGCCGCAGGAGCGCGAGCGCCGCGTCGAGCGGCTCTCGCGCGAGTTCCTCGTGAACGTCTACCAGCTCTACGACTGGGGCTGGCGCCACGAGAAGCTCGTCGAGACGGGACCCGACGGCCAGATCGTGCCGACCTGGACGGACCTGTTCGGGCGTCCCGTCGCCTGGACAGCGATCACGGGGTACGTGGACGCGATCCACCGGTACGGCGCCGCGGCGATGGGGTACGTGATGGTGTACGCGGCGCGCGAGGGCTACGCCGAGCGCTGGCCCATCTCGCCGGCGTGGGGGCTCTTCGCGCGAGAGGGCGCGCAGGACCAGCTGCACGTGCAGTTTCCGAACGACGTGTTCCTCTGGCTCTTTGACCCCATGAACCCGGGCTGGCAGTCCTGGGAGATCGCGCAGTACGTCGAGGCGGTGCGCCTCGCCGGGCTCGACGGCGTGCACATCGACCAGCTCGGTCCGCGCTTCGACGTTCACCTGGCAGACGGCACGAGCGTCGACCTAGCGGCCCGCTTCGCGCCGTTCCTGGAAGCGACCAAACGCCACCTCATGCAGGGCCAACCCGATCGTTCCGCGTGCACGTTCAACCTCGTCGACGGCGCGGTGGATGGGTGGGCGACGCGCGAGGTGGCGACTTCCTATCCGTGCGACTTCCTGTTCAGCGAGATCTGGTTCGAGGCCGACAGCTACGACGATTTGCGGCGGTACGCCGAGTACCTCCGCGGCCTGAGCGGAGGGCGCGCGGCGGTGTTCGCGGCGTACGCGCAGTACGGCGAGGAGGTCGGGCCGATCCACGAGGCGGAAGCGGCGCGCCTGCACGGCGTGCGGGTGGCGTCGGACCACCTGGGCTACACGGGGACCGGCTTCGTCGCGGCGCTCGAGATGGCGGGCGCCGCCATCACGTGGTCGATCGAGCTGAGTGAGCCGCAGAACGTCTCCCTCGTCTTTCGCTTCGCCAACGCGAGCGGCCAGGTCGCCCGGCGTCAGGTGTCGGTCGACGGCGCCCCCGTCGGAGAGGTGAGCTTTCCTTCGACCGCCGAATGGAGCGGCTGGTCCTCCGACGCCTACGTCCCGACGACGCTCGGGGCAGGGCGCCATGAGATCTCGCTGTCGGTCCGCCCTGGAGACGCCGGCGCGGTGAACGTCGACCACCTCGCGCTCGGCCGCTTCGACGAGCAGGCGTTCCAGCTCGCTGACGCCGTGATGTTTGCGAGCGGGGTGACCCACATCGAGATCGGCGACGACGTCGCCGGGCTGGCGCACGAGTACTACCCGAACCTGTCGAAGAGCATCACGCCCGAGCTGCAGCGCGCGATGCGCCGCTACTACACGTTCTCGGCGGCGTATGAGAACCTGCTCTTCGCCCCCGAGGTCACGCCCGTCGATCCGGCGACGGCGCCGCTCGAGCTCCTCTCGGGACAGCCGCTCGGGACCCAGGGCGCGAACGTCATCCACCCGATCTTCCGGCGTGCGCCCGATGCGGAGATCGTCCACCTCGTGAACCTCATGGGCGTGGACGACGACCGCTGGCGGAACGTGGCCCCGCCTCCCCAGCCGCAGACGGACCTCCGCATCCGATACCGTCTGCCCGCGGGCTCGCGCGCGATCGGCGTGTTCGTCGCGAGCCCGGATCTGCAGGGTGGCCGTCCAATGCCGCTCCCGTACACCACGAGCGAGGACACGAGCGGAGCGTTCGTGGAAGCGACGATCCCGCGACTCGAGTACTGGAACATGGTCGTCATCCGCACGGCCCCCGTCGGCGAGCAACCGTCGCCACCGCCGTGA
- a CDS encoding glycoside hydrolase family 15 protein — MSGSRAGAQQQACTAQLPATFEAEDAQLQGLEVAAEGGRGYVTAFTDESDQVAFQVCAPESGYFTFDFTYAKGTDGIALRTLQVDGRPYPGQPAFPPTWGWSAWGSGGRRAIHLDAGEHTIALAFLPTDSGELRLDNMVMSSGPTPSDVSVRSLLMNNWESLVVGWHAAVLYPKDDMGFGPRMTAFHWAKDWPTNQIDEAQAFFRDETGNTSYTDTREFDTTAYFTASDGEGFGEMRVAYGGYAKRAVPMSVTRRMIVPPGESFALVLYELGNVTDASRQLSILEWADLHNKNSGPSEDPVNIRGASPGGGGGTLNAIWDSQRNAWIADMSQTNGTFVVIGSFGPVDRHVAGAPVTGGPDSGAETVRRFATGPSALGDSDSFSGQDVGIGMSRTVTLEPARTEQIAFFYGIADSLDGARALADDIRRPGAPEVWIDQSSAQWKGWLSSGRAASLDTPVRQWAEALRIGLVTNRQSQQPEFGSFVAATNPAYNYSVWVRDSSVVAMGFDVAGHLDEAEKYWTWMAQAQQTEGSNPNVPPGTWWTNYSFFAHKLEIPFVEPELDANGLFLVGTYRHHAALKPVDAGRAARFLETVWPAVQRAADFVQREIGKAENHGFGAPDFSIWEEELQYWTFTQATYAAGLRAAQLLAEERQDSSKAENWGRARDTVRDAISRDTSTSPCPGLWHATLNYFVRAVRPDCTLDQRLDGATDLLWVFGVLDATHPRTAQHREAVLANLTPGEFGFGISRYEGDEFYHASQFSPGGQNEANGSMPVWPQMSMYMAMLEHWLGMDDLSRNRLSWYVATTHVGYQPQGEAVDWTTERPLVSTSSEPVTATWYLLALFNQLGLFDPRLP, encoded by the coding sequence ATGTCCGGTTCGCGTGCGGGCGCCCAGCAGCAAGCATGCACCGCGCAGCTCCCCGCGACGTTCGAGGCCGAGGACGCGCAGCTCCAGGGGCTCGAGGTGGCGGCGGAGGGCGGCAGGGGCTACGTCACGGCCTTCACGGACGAGAGCGATCAGGTGGCGTTCCAGGTCTGCGCGCCCGAGTCCGGGTACTTCACCTTCGACTTCACGTACGCGAAGGGCACGGACGGGATCGCCCTGCGCACGCTGCAGGTGGACGGCCGGCCCTACCCGGGCCAGCCTGCGTTCCCGCCGACGTGGGGGTGGAGCGCGTGGGGGAGCGGCGGCCGGCGCGCAATCCACCTCGACGCGGGGGAGCACACGATCGCGCTCGCGTTCCTGCCGACGGACTCCGGCGAGCTCCGGCTCGACAACATGGTGATGTCGAGCGGACCGACCCCCTCGGACGTGTCGGTCCGGTCGCTGCTCATGAACAACTGGGAGAGTCTGGTGGTCGGCTGGCACGCCGCCGTCCTCTACCCCAAGGACGACATGGGCTTCGGCCCGCGGATGACCGCGTTCCACTGGGCGAAGGACTGGCCCACGAACCAGATCGACGAGGCGCAGGCGTTCTTCCGGGACGAGACGGGCAACACCTCCTACACGGACACCCGCGAGTTCGACACGACGGCGTACTTCACGGCGAGCGACGGAGAGGGATTCGGAGAGATGCGCGTCGCGTACGGCGGCTACGCCAAGAGAGCGGTCCCGATGAGCGTCACCCGGCGGATGATCGTGCCGCCCGGCGAGAGCTTCGCGCTCGTGCTGTACGAGCTCGGCAACGTGACCGATGCCTCCAGACAGCTCTCGATCCTGGAGTGGGCCGACCTGCACAACAAGAACTCAGGGCCGAGCGAGGACCCGGTGAACATCCGTGGAGCATCGCCCGGCGGGGGCGGCGGGACCCTGAACGCCATCTGGGACTCGCAGCGCAATGCCTGGATCGCGGACATGAGCCAGACGAACGGAACGTTCGTCGTGATCGGCTCCTTCGGACCGGTGGATCGCCACGTCGCCGGAGCGCCGGTGACCGGCGGCCCGGACAGCGGGGCGGAGACGGTGAGGAGGTTCGCGACCGGACCGTCCGCGCTCGGCGACTCCGACTCGTTCTCGGGGCAGGACGTCGGCATCGGGATGTCGAGGACGGTCACTCTCGAGCCCGCCCGGACCGAGCAGATCGCGTTCTTCTACGGGATCGCAGACTCGCTCGACGGCGCGAGGGCTCTCGCGGACGACATCAGGAGGCCCGGCGCGCCCGAGGTCTGGATCGATCAGAGCTCCGCGCAGTGGAAAGGCTGGCTTTCGTCCGGGAGGGCCGCATCGCTCGACACGCCCGTGCGGCAGTGGGCGGAGGCGCTGCGGATCGGGCTGGTGACGAACCGGCAATCGCAGCAGCCGGAGTTCGGCAGCTTCGTCGCCGCCACGAACCCTGCCTACAACTACAGCGTCTGGGTTCGTGATTCGTCGGTCGTGGCCATGGGCTTCGACGTGGCCGGCCATCTCGACGAAGCGGAGAAGTACTGGACCTGGATGGCGCAGGCGCAGCAGACGGAAGGGTCGAACCCGAACGTCCCCCCGGGAACGTGGTGGACCAACTACAGCTTCTTCGCGCACAAGCTGGAGATCCCGTTCGTGGAGCCGGAGCTCGATGCGAACGGCCTGTTCCTCGTCGGGACGTATCGTCACCACGCCGCGTTGAAGCCCGTCGACGCCGGTCGCGCAGCTCGGTTCCTCGAGACCGTCTGGCCGGCCGTGCAGAGGGCCGCAGACTTCGTCCAGCGCGAGATCGGCAAGGCCGAGAACCACGGGTTCGGGGCGCCGGACTTCTCCATCTGGGAGGAGGAGCTCCAGTACTGGACGTTCACGCAGGCGACGTACGCCGCGGGCCTCCGCGCCGCGCAGCTCCTCGCGGAGGAGCGGCAGGACTCGTCCAAGGCCGAGAACTGGGGGCGGGCCCGAGACACCGTCCGCGACGCCATCTCGCGCGACACGTCAACCTCGCCGTGTCCCGGCCTGTGGCACGCGACCCTGAACTACTTCGTCCGCGCGGTCCGGCCGGACTGCACGCTGGACCAGCGCCTCGACGGCGCGACCGACCTGCTCTGGGTGTTCGGCGTGCTGGATGCGACGCACCCACGCACGGCGCAGCACCGCGAAGCCGTCCTCGCGAATTTGACGCCGGGGGAGTTCGGCTTCGGCATCTCTCGCTACGAGGGCGACGAGTTCTACCACGCGTCGCAATTCAGCCCCGGCGGTCAGAACGAGGCGAACGGGTCGATGCCCGTCTGGCCACAGATGTCGATGTACATGGCCATGCTCGAGCACTGGCTCGGAATGGACGACCTGTCGCGCAACCGGCTCTCCTGGTACGTCGCCACGACGCACGTCGGCTACCAGCCGCAGGGCGAGGCCGTCGACTGGACGACGGAGCGCCCCCTCGTGTCGACCTCGTCCGAGCCCGTCACCGCGACGTGGTACCTGCTGGCGCTCTTCAACCAGCTCGGCTTGTTCGACCCGCGGTTGCCCTGA
- a CDS encoding type 1 glutamine amidotransferase domain-containing protein: protein MRVAILIEDGFEQVEDDGTAESARRGGRRYEDRLAEAAEGARLEVHRLGRRVPDRRFPRSAVPADFDALLLPGGVLNPDRLRIEPRAVAFAKSFFDAAKPVAAICHGPWTVIETGAARGRRIASWPSLKTDLRNAGAEWVDREVVVDGNLVLSRKPDDIPAFKREMIALFGRARRAVGAEHREQAGLH, encoded by the coding sequence GTGAGGGTAGCGATCCTGATCGAGGACGGGTTCGAGCAAGTGGAGGATGACGGAACCGCGGAGAGCGCTCGACGAGGCGGGCGCCGATACGAGGATCGTCTCGCCGAGGCCGCAGAAGGTGCGCGGCTGGAAGTTCACCGACTGGGGCGACGAGTTCCAGATCGACGTTTCCCTCGATCGGCGGTGCCAGCGGATTTCGACGCGCTGCTGTTGCCGGGGGGCGTCTTGAACCCCGACCGCCTCCGGATCGAGCCGAGGGCGGTCGCGTTCGCGAAGAGCTTCTTCGACGCGGCCAAGCCCGTGGCCGCCATCTGCCACGGACCCTGGACCGTCATCGAGACGGGCGCGGCGCGGGGACGCCGGATCGCCTCGTGGCCGTCCCTCAAGACGGACCTGCGCAACGCCGGTGCGGAGTGGGTCGATCGCGAGGTCGTCGTCGACGGAAACCTGGTGTTGAGCCGCAAGCCAGACGACATCCCTGCGTTCAAACGGGAGATGATCGCGCTGTTCGGCCGCGCGCGTCGCGCCGTGGGCGCGGAGCACCGGGAGCAGGCGGGCCTGCACTGA
- a CDS encoding Hsp20/alpha crystallin family protein: protein MRRLLDDMQRVGEEYDPLRFAPPTERDVEPSRPTWAPKVDVFERDGVLVLRADLPGVRKEDIRVDVTGEAVTLQGERRRERDVEGAGVHCAERTCGSFYRSIPLPEGVKVERAEARVDNGVLEVTIPLDERRMPSRRVEVQGAGPQSNVQ, encoded by the coding sequence ATGCGACGGTTGCTGGACGACATGCAGCGCGTCGGCGAGGAGTACGACCCGCTGCGCTTCGCGCCGCCGACCGAGCGCGACGTCGAGCCCAGCCGGCCGACCTGGGCGCCGAAGGTGGACGTCTTCGAGCGCGACGGGGTCCTCGTCCTGCGCGCGGATCTGCCGGGGGTGCGCAAGGAGGACATCCGGGTGGACGTCACCGGCGAGGCGGTCACGTTGCAGGGAGAGCGCCGGCGGGAGCGCGACGTCGAGGGCGCCGGCGTGCACTGCGCGGAACGCACCTGCGGCTCGTTCTACCGCTCCATCCCGTTGCCCGAGGGGGTGAAGGTCGAGCGCGCCGAGGCGCGGGTGGACAACGGGGTGCTCGAGGTCACGATCCCGCTGGACGAGCGACGGATGCCATCGAGGCGGGTCGAGGTCCAGGGAGCCGGGCCGCAGTCGAACGTGCAGTAG
- a CDS encoding PRC-barrel domain-containing protein — translation MKTRLALAVVGLALAPLALAQQDSQQGGGQTAPPVAGTIPLGTTVEETRAVAVGYRASKLIGAPVYNDKDQKIGKVDDLVVAPDGKVSLAVVDVGGFLGMGRHQVAIPVEQFSAVKPKVVLPGATKDALKQLPEFQYAKS, via the coding sequence ATGAAGACCAGACTCGCGCTCGCAGTGGTCGGCCTCGCGCTCGCGCCGCTCGCGCTCGCGCAGCAGGATTCGCAGCAGGGTGGCGGTCAGACCGCTCCCCCGGTCGCCGGCACGATCCCCCTCGGGACGACGGTCGAGGAGACGCGGGCCGTCGCGGTCGGCTACCGCGCCTCGAAGCTCATCGGCGCGCCCGTGTACAACGACAAGGACCAGAAGATCGGGAAGGTGGACGATCTCGTCGTCGCGCCCGACGGCAAGGTGTCGCTCGCGGTCGTGGACGTCGGCGGGTTCCTCGGCATGGGCCGGCATCAGGTCGCGATCCCGGTCGAGCAGTTCTCCGCGGTGAAGCCCAAGGTCGTCCTGCCCGGCGCCACGAAGGATGCACTGAAGCAGCTCCCGGAGTTCCAGTACGCGAAGAGCTGA
- a CDS encoding LuxR C-terminal-related transcriptional regulator codes for MSGRWSPLLRDFADPAVERPVSRRRIASTGGAGRPGRDGLALLDEVREKWPRVPLRLVASARTLKEIAAELRLSEKTIATYRARISAKIGASTNVELTRYPLRHKLVE; via the coding sequence CTGAGCGGCCGGTGGTCACCGCTCCTGCGGGACTTCGCGGATCCCGCCGTAGAGCGGCCCGTCTCGCGGCGCCGGATCGCGAGCACGGGGGGGGCGGGGCGCCCCGGGCGCGACGGGCTCGCGCTGCTCGACGAGGTCAGGGAGAAGTGGCCGCGGGTCCCGCTGCGCCTGGTCGCGAGCGCGCGGACGCTGAAGGAGATCGCCGCGGAGCTCCGGCTGAGCGAGAAGACGATCGCCACGTACCGGGCGAGGATCTCCGCCAAGATCGGCGCGAGCACGAACGTGGAGCTCACGCGCTACCCGCTGCGGCACAAACTCGTCGAATAG
- a CDS encoding BON domain-containing protein, with amino-acid sequence MATYRGWEEGQSGDPPSRERGSPGERGWYEETGEYGGRRMQGRYGGTGEQRWSGTREEMGRPWVERWPDTHEHERVDTKGLIEWEDHGPLEWLGDKLREMKSRRRLRGPKGFKRSDERILDDLCERIARTGIDADGLEVKVENGEVTISGIIASRVDKWRLEVIADDVFGVEEVHDQVRVARTPPGERVAGPAEDLRH; translated from the coding sequence ATGGCAACGTACCGCGGGTGGGAAGAGGGGCAGAGCGGGGACCCGCCGTCGCGTGAGCGCGGCTCGCCGGGAGAACGAGGCTGGTACGAGGAGACTGGTGAGTACGGGGGCCGCCGCATGCAGGGCCGCTACGGTGGCACGGGCGAGCAGCGCTGGAGCGGGACGCGCGAGGAGATGGGGCGCCCCTGGGTCGAGCGCTGGCCGGACACGCACGAGCACGAGCGAGTGGACACGAAGGGGCTCATCGAGTGGGAGGACCATGGACCCCTCGAGTGGCTCGGGGACAAGCTGCGCGAGATGAAGAGTAGGCGGCGCCTGCGTGGGCCCAAGGGATTCAAGCGCTCCGACGAGCGCATCCTCGACGACCTCTGCGAGCGGATCGCGCGGACCGGCATCGACGCCGACGGCCTGGAGGTGAAGGTCGAGAACGGAGAGGTGACCATCTCGGGGATCATCGCCAGCCGCGTGGACAAGTGGCGCCTCGAAGTGATCGCCGATGACGTCTTCGGCGTCGAGGAGGTGCACGACCAGGTCCGGGTCGCTCGCACGCCGCCGGGCGAGCGCGTCGCGGGACCCGCCGAGGACCTGCGCCACTGA